Genomic DNA from Candidatus Eisenbacteria bacterium:
GAGGAAGAAAACCATGGCGAGCACGATCAACGCCACTCCGGCCAGATTGACCGGCAACACCGAGAGCGCGAGAAACGCCAGGATCAGACTGATCCCACCCACGATCCCCGGCAGGATCGCACCCGGGTTCTGGAGTTCGAACAGGATGCCGTAGAAGCCGATCATCATGAGCAGATAGGCGACGTTGGGTTCGACCAGCAGCGCGAGCAACCGGTGACGGAAGCCGGGATCGAACCTCACCACCCGCGCGTCACTCAGCTCGAGGACGCGCACCCGGTCGCCGCGGGCCCAGCGCGTCCCGTTCGCGCGAGCGAACACTTCGTCGAGCGTCGCCGCCAGCGTGTCCACCACCGCCAGGCGCACCGCTTCGCGTTCGTCGACCGCCACGGCTTCGCGCACCGCACGCTCGGCCCATGCCGCGTTGCGGCCGCGCTGAAGCGCAATGGTGCGCGCGAACGCGGCCGCATCGTTGGTCGCCTTGCGGGCCAGCGTCGAGTCCATCGGGCCCTGCAGGTTGATCGGCGTCGCGGCGCCGATGTTGGTGCCGGGCGCCATGAGCGCCACGTCGGCCGCCATCACGATGAAGACTCCCGCCGAAGCCGCGCGCGCGCCCGACGGTGCGACCCACGCGATCACAGGCACCTCGGACGCCAGCAGATCCTTGACCATCGCGCGCATGCTGGTCTCGAGTCCACCCGGCGTGTCGAGCTCGAGCACCAGTGCCGCGTGATGGTCCCGCACCGCACGCGCAATGGCGTGGTGCAGCACCTCCGCCATCACCGGCGAGACCGGGCCTTCGAGGCGAGTCACGAGCACGGTCGGGCCGCCCGGCCGCGGCGTCTCAGGGCCCGCGGCACTCGCAAGGCTTGCCGCGCATACCCCGCCCAAGGTCAAGGCGATCGTCAGCGCTCCCCACCGCAGCGCGACGCGGACTGCGCGCGGGCTATGCACGGAGCGGCACTCCTGCCGACGCGCGCAGTCGGGCACCCGCCGCGCGCCACGCCTCGAGATACTTGAGGCCGCTCGAGGTATTGAAGATCACCACGCGCGCATCGGCGCGGATCTCCCCGCTGATTCGCAGCGCTCGCAGTGCTGCGACCGTCGCGCCGCCTTCGGGACACGCGAAGCAGCCTTCGTGGCGCGACAGGTCGAGCATGCCGTCGAGCAGATCCTCTTCGCTCACCGCGAGCGCCGTACCGCGCGTGTCACGCAGCGCTCGCAGGATGAGCCGATCCGCGAACGGCGAAGGTACGCGCAGGCCGCTCGCCACCGTGACGGCGTCGAGCCACGGCTCGGCGTGGTCTCGGCCGTGCTCGAATGCGCGAACGATCGGCGCGCAACCGCGCGCCTGCACCGAGACGAGGCGCGGGACGGGCGACGACTCCGCCCAGCCGAGCTGCGCAATCTCGGCGAACGCCCGCCACATGCCGACCAGCCCGGTGCCGCCGCCGGTCGGATAGAAAATCGCGTCCGGCAGTCGCCAGCCGAGTTGCTCGGCGATCTCCCAGCCGAGCGTCTTCTTGCCCTCGAGCCGGTACGGCTCGCGAAACGTCGAGACGTTCCACCACTCCGGTGCCGGCGCCCAGCTGGCGAGTGCGCGGCCCGCGTCCGCAATCGTGCCGGGCACCACGAGCACGTCGGCACCGAACGCCTCCAGCTCGAGCCGGATCGCCTCGGGCGTCTCGTCGGGAATCGCGACCCGGCAGCGCATGCCGGCCGCGGCGGCGTAAGCCGCTGCCGCGCTGCCCGCATTGCCGGCGCTCGGCAGCGCGATACCGGTGCATCCGAACGCGAGCGCTCCGTTGACGGCCAGCGCGAGCCCGCGCGCCTTGAAGGACTGTGTGGGATTCGCGGCCTCGTCCTTGAGCCACAACTCGGCGACCCCGCAGCTCTCGGCGAGGCGCGGACACGGCAGCAGCGGCGTTCCACCTTCGCCGAGACGCACCAGTGGCGCATCGGCCGCGAACGGCAGGAATGCGCGGTAGCGCCACAGGTCCGAGCCGTGACGCTCGAGACTCGCCGGCGTGAGTTCGGCGCGCAGGCGCGCCAGGTCATAGCGCGCCACCAGCGGCTGCTCACACCGAGCGCACACCGTATGGGGCGCCCCGGGCGCGGTGCTCGCGTCGCACGCGAGGCACTCGAACGCGATCAGCCGCGGGTTCATCGCGAGACCGGGAGTGCTCATGAGGCGCGGAGCATACTCCGGGGCCGCGAATCAGCGCGAGGCGCGAGGCCGCTCGTGTCCCAGTTCGTCTCTCAGCTCTTCCCTCAGCTTGAGAAACGAGTCGTAGCGGCGGCGCGAGATCGCGCCGTCCGCCAGCGACGCACGGATCGTGCAGCCCGGCTCGGTGGCATGGCGGCAGTCGGCGAATCGGCAACCACCGCGAAACGGTGCGAACTCCGGGAAGTAGTCGATCAGCTGCTCGGGATCGATACCCCACAGTCCGAACGCACGCACGCCGGGTGTGTCGATCAGCTCGACCTCGGGTTCGGGGCGCAGCAGAAGTGCGGCCGTCGTGGTGTGCCGGCC
This window encodes:
- a CDS encoding nodulation protein NfeD gives rise to the protein MHSPRAVRVALRWGALTIALTLGGVCAASLASAAGPETPRPGGPTVLVTRLEGPVSPVMAEVLHHAIARAVRDHHAALVLELDTPGGLETSMRAMVKDLLASEVPVIAWVAPSGARAASAGVFIVMAADVALMAPGTNIGAATPINLQGPMDSTLARKATNDAAAFARTIALQRGRNAAWAERAVREAVAVDEREAVRLAVVDTLAATLDEVFARANGTRWARGDRVRVLELSDARVVRFDPGFRHRLLALLVEPNVAYLLMMIGFYGILFELQNPGAILPGIVGGISLILAFLALSVLPVNLAGVALIVLAMVFFLAELKVASHGLLGAGGILALVLGSLILFDGGPVFRVAWPVIGGATLVTLTFFGVVIGAGLRAQRGRVTTGAPGMIGRRGVALEELTPQGRVRIGDEIWSAHAAAAVASGAPVEVVGIEGLVLRVRGVAQEG
- a CDS encoding threonine synthase — encoded protein: MNPRLIAFECLACDASTAPGAPHTVCARCEQPLVARYDLARLRAELTPASLERHGSDLWRYRAFLPFAADAPLVRLGEGGTPLLPCPRLAESCGVAELWLKDEAANPTQSFKARGLALAVNGALAFGCTGIALPSAGNAGSAAAAYAAAAGMRCRVAIPDETPEAIRLELEAFGADVLVVPGTIADAGRALASWAPAPEWWNVSTFREPYRLEGKKTLGWEIAEQLGWRLPDAIFYPTGGGTGLVGMWRAFAEIAQLGWAESSPVPRLVSVQARGCAPIVRAFEHGRDHAEPWLDAVTVASGLRVPSPFADRLILRALRDTRGTALAVSEEDLLDGMLDLSRHEGCFACPEGGATVAALRALRISGEIRADARVVIFNTSSGLKYLEAWRAAGARLRASAGVPLRA